From a single Bradyrhizobium sediminis genomic region:
- a CDS encoding DUF2794 domain-containing protein, translating into MSSISEEADPSEIRAAARGAAASPLPGLVTFNRVELNRILNLYGRMVADGEWRDYAIDFLKDRAVFSVFRRASEVPIYRIEKDPRLARKQGIYSVISASGLILRRGHELDRVLLVIDRKLAVV; encoded by the coding sequence ATGAGTTCAATATCGGAGGAAGCCGACCCAAGCGAAATTCGCGCAGCGGCGCGCGGTGCCGCTGCGAGCCCGTTGCCGGGCCTGGTGACGTTCAATCGTGTGGAACTCAACCGTATCCTGAACCTGTACGGGCGCATGGTCGCCGACGGCGAATGGCGCGACTACGCCATCGACTTTCTCAAAGACCGCGCGGTGTTCTCGGTGTTCCGCCGCGCTTCGGAAGTGCCGATCTATCGCATCGAAAAGGATCCGCGACTGGCGCGCAAGCAGGGGATCTACAGCGTGATCTCGGCGAGCGGGCTGATCCTGCGTCGCGGCCACGAACTCGACCGCGTACTGCTGGTGATCGACCGCAAGCTGGCGGTGGTTTAG
- a CDS encoding DUF1223 domain-containing protein, with the protein MTVMMAYNCISRWSSALGVCAIIAIIRPAHAEPRAVVELFTSQGCSSCPPADRIIGELAKDPSIIALSMPIDYWDYLGWKDTLADSRFSARQKAYSKMRGDRDVYTPQVIVNGSVHVIGSDRGKIEGAIGDTRKAERVMSVPVSMTLAGKQITVSVADSNKGPAAAHGEVWICSVSRAVPIAIGRGENRGQKVTYYNVVRNLLKVGDWNGSAGSWTVPLENISREGVDAAVVYLQDGSRDKPGLMLGAAYTPLH; encoded by the coding sequence ATGACAGTGATGATGGCCTATAATTGTATTTCGCGGTGGTCGAGTGCGCTCGGCGTCTGCGCGATCATCGCGATCATCCGCCCCGCCCATGCCGAGCCGCGCGCGGTGGTGGAGCTGTTCACCTCGCAGGGATGTTCGTCATGTCCGCCGGCCGACAGGATCATCGGCGAATTGGCCAAGGATCCGTCCATCATCGCGCTGAGCATGCCGATCGACTACTGGGATTATCTCGGCTGGAAGGACACCCTGGCGGATTCGCGCTTCAGCGCGCGCCAGAAGGCCTATTCGAAGATGCGTGGCGACCGCGACGTCTACACGCCGCAGGTCATCGTCAACGGATCGGTGCATGTGATCGGCAGCGATCGCGGCAAGATCGAAGGCGCGATCGGCGACACCAGGAAGGCCGAGCGCGTGATGTCGGTGCCGGTATCGATGACGCTGGCCGGCAAGCAGATTACCGTTTCGGTCGCGGACTCGAACAAGGGCCCCGCGGCCGCGCACGGCGAAGTCTGGATCTGCTCGGTCTCAAGAGCGGTGCCGATTGCCATCGGGCGTGGCGAGAATCGCGGCCAGAAGGTCACCTACTACAATGTGGTGCGCAACCTGCTGAAAGTGGGCGACTGGAACGGCTCGGCCGGCAGCTGGACCGTGCCGCTGGAAAACATTTCGCGCGAAGGCGTCGATGCCGCGGTGGTCTATCTCCAGGACGGCAGCCGCGACAAGCCCGGGCTGATGCTCGGTGCGGCCTACACGCCGCTGCACTGA
- the acnA gene encoding aconitate hydratase AcnA, translated as MTSLDSFKCQKTLKVGAKTYVYYSLPAAEKNGLKGISKLPYSMKVLLENLLRNEDDRTVKKADIQAVAKWLKKRALEHEIAFRPARVLMQDFTGVPAVVDLAAMRNAMQALGGDAEKINPLVPVDLVIDHSVIVNFFGDNKAFGKNVTEEYKQNQERYEFLKWGQKAFSNFSVVPPGTGICHQVNLEYLAQTVWTRKEKMTVGKKKGTFEVAYPDSLVGTDSHTTMVNGLAVLGWGVGGIEAEACMLGQPLSMLLPEVVGFKLKGQLKEGVTATDLVLTVTQMLRKQGVVGKFVEFFGPGLDHLSVADKATIGNMAPEYGATCGFFPVDAATIDYLKTSGRKSDRVALVSAYAKAQGLFRTAKSADPVFTTTLTLDLADVVPSMAGPKRPEGRVALPAVAEGFAAAMTSEYKKAADSATRYPVENRNFDLGHGDVVIAAITSCTNTSNPSVLIGAGLLARNAAAKGLKAKPWVKTSLAPGSQVVAEYLSNSGLQADLDKVGFNLVGFGCTTCIGNSGPLPEEISKSINDNGIVAAAVLSGNRNFEGRVSPDVQANYLASPPLVVAYALAGTVAKDLAVEPIGTGKDGKPVYLKDIWPSTKEINAYMKKFVTATIFKKRYADVFKGDANWRKIKTTESETYRWNMSSTYVQNPPYFEGMKKEPEPIVDVVDARILAMFGDKITTDHISPAGSIKLTSPAGKFLSEHQVRPADFNQYGTRRGNHEVMMRGTFANIRIKNFMLKGADGNIPEGGLTRHWPDGEQMSIYDAAMKYQAEQVPLVVFAGAEYGNGSSRDWAAKGTRLLGVRAVICQSFERIHRSNLVGMGVLPLTFEEGASWSSLGLKGDEKVTIRGLQGDLKPRQKLTAEIVSGDGALQRVSLLCRIDTLDELDYYRNGGILHYVLRKLAA; from the coding sequence CCTGCTGCGCAATGAAGACGACCGCACGGTCAAGAAGGCCGACATTCAGGCGGTCGCGAAGTGGCTGAAGAAGCGCGCGCTCGAGCATGAAATCGCATTCCGCCCCGCGCGCGTGCTGATGCAGGACTTCACCGGCGTGCCGGCGGTGGTCGATCTCGCCGCGATGCGCAACGCCATGCAGGCGCTCGGCGGCGACGCCGAGAAGATCAATCCGCTGGTGCCGGTCGATCTCGTCATCGACCACAGCGTGATCGTGAACTTCTTCGGCGACAACAAGGCGTTCGGCAAGAACGTGACCGAGGAATACAAGCAGAACCAGGAGCGCTACGAGTTCCTGAAATGGGGCCAGAAGGCGTTTTCGAATTTCTCCGTGGTGCCGCCCGGCACCGGCATCTGCCATCAGGTCAATCTCGAATACCTCGCCCAGACGGTGTGGACCAGGAAGGAGAAGATGACCGTCGGCAAGAAGAAAGGCACCTTCGAGGTCGCCTATCCGGATTCACTGGTCGGCACCGATTCGCACACCACCATGGTCAACGGCCTCGCCGTGCTCGGCTGGGGCGTCGGCGGCATCGAGGCGGAAGCCTGCATGCTCGGCCAGCCGCTGTCGATGCTGCTGCCGGAAGTGGTCGGCTTCAAGCTCAAGGGGCAGCTCAAGGAAGGCGTCACCGCCACCGACCTGGTGCTGACGGTCACGCAGATGCTGCGCAAGCAGGGCGTGGTCGGCAAGTTCGTCGAATTCTTCGGCCCCGGCCTCGATCATCTCTCGGTCGCGGACAAGGCCACCATCGGCAACATGGCGCCGGAATATGGCGCGACCTGCGGCTTCTTCCCGGTCGACGCCGCGACCATCGATTATCTCAAGACCTCGGGCCGCAAGTCCGACCGCGTCGCGCTGGTTTCGGCTTACGCCAAGGCGCAGGGCCTGTTCCGCACTGCCAAATCGGCCGACCCGGTATTCACCACGACCCTGACGCTCGATCTTGCCGACGTGGTGCCCTCGATGGCCGGACCGAAGCGTCCCGAAGGCCGCGTCGCGCTGCCTGCGGTGGCGGAAGGGTTCGCCGCTGCCATGACCAGCGAATACAAGAAGGCCGCGGATTCTGCGACGCGCTATCCGGTCGAGAACCGCAATTTCGACCTCGGCCATGGCGATGTGGTGATCGCCGCGATCACCTCCTGCACCAACACCTCCAATCCGAGCGTGCTGATCGGCGCCGGCCTGTTGGCGCGCAACGCCGCCGCCAAGGGCCTGAAGGCGAAGCCCTGGGTCAAGACCTCGCTGGCCCCCGGCAGCCAGGTGGTTGCGGAATATCTCTCCAATTCCGGGCTGCAGGCCGATCTCGACAAGGTCGGGTTCAACCTGGTCGGCTTCGGCTGCACCACCTGCATCGGCAATTCCGGTCCGCTGCCGGAAGAGATCTCGAAGTCGATCAACGACAACGGCATCGTCGCCGCTGCAGTGCTGTCGGGTAACCGCAACTTCGAAGGCCGCGTCAGCCCGGACGTGCAGGCCAACTATCTGGCCTCGCCGCCGCTGGTCGTCGCCTACGCTCTGGCCGGAACGGTGGCCAAGGATCTTGCGGTGGAGCCGATCGGCACCGGCAAGGACGGCAAGCCGGTCTATCTGAAGGACATCTGGCCGAGCACCAAGGAAATCAACGCCTACATGAAGAAGTTCGTCACCGCGACGATCTTCAAGAAGCGCTACGCCGACGTGTTCAAGGGCGACGCCAACTGGCGCAAGATCAAGACCACCGAGAGCGAGACCTATCGCTGGAACATGAGCTCGACCTATGTGCAGAACCCGCCTTATTTCGAGGGCATGAAGAAGGAGCCGGAGCCAATCGTCGACGTCGTCGATGCGCGGATTCTCGCAATGTTCGGCGACAAGATCACCACCGACCACATCTCGCCGGCCGGCTCGATCAAGCTGACCTCGCCTGCCGGAAAATTCCTCAGCGAGCATCAGGTGCGCCCGGCCGACTTCAACCAGTACGGCACGCGGCGCGGCAACCACGAGGTCATGATGCGCGGCACCTTTGCCAACATCCGCATCAAGAACTTCATGCTGAAGGGCGCCGACGGCAATATTCCCGAGGGCGGCCTGACCAGGCACTGGCCCGACGGCGAGCAGATGTCGATCTATGACGCCGCGATGAAGTACCAGGCCGAGCAGGTGCCGCTGGTAGTTTTCGCCGGCGCCGAATACGGCAACGGCTCGTCGCGCGACTGGGCCGCGAAGGGAACGCGGCTGCTCGGCGTCCGCGCCGTGATCTGCCAGAGCTTCGAGCGCATCCACCGCTCCAACCTCGTCGGCATGGGCGTGCTGCCGCTGACCTTCGAGGAGGGCGCGTCGTGGTCGTCGCTCGGATTGAAGGGCGACGAGAAGGTAACGATCCGCGGGCTGCAGGGCGATCTGAAGCCGCGGCAGAAGCTGACGGCGGAGATCGTGTCCGGCGACGGCGCGCTGCAGCGGGTGTCGCTGCTGTGCCGCATCGATACCCTCGACGAACTCGATTATTACCGCAACGGCGGCATCCTGCATTACGTCCTGCGCAAGCTGGCCGCGTAA